A genomic region of Leptolyngbya sp. FACHB-261 contains the following coding sequences:
- a CDS encoding amino acid ABC transporter ATP-binding protein — protein sequence MSQPFIEFRDVSKQFGKFSVLKNIDLQVADGEVVVVSPSGAGKSTLIRCINLLESYNQGDIFVDGMRVQVGPNLAAVRQRVGMVFQQFNLFPHLTVLRNVALAPMRVKGLSVQQAEARAMALLTQVGIAEQALKRPPQLSGGQQQRVAIARALALEPRGLLFDEPASALDPEIVHEVLDVMQRLAKSGVTMIVVTHEMGFACRVADRVILMEAGEILEQGPPQTFFDNPQHQRTQAFLNAVLHH from the coding sequence ATGAGTCAACCTTTTATCGAGTTTCGAGATGTCTCTAAGCAGTTTGGGAAATTTTCTGTCCTGAAAAATATTGATCTCCAAGTAGCCGATGGCGAAGTGGTGGTGGTGAGTCCCAGTGGTGCGGGTAAATCGACCCTGATCCGCTGTATTAATCTGCTCGAGAGTTACAACCAGGGCGATATTTTTGTTGACGGCATGCGCGTCCAAGTGGGCCCCAATTTAGCAGCCGTGCGACAGCGTGTCGGCATGGTCTTTCAACAGTTCAACCTGTTTCCCCATCTGACAGTGCTGCGCAATGTGGCGTTGGCTCCGATGCGGGTCAAGGGCCTCTCGGTGCAGCAAGCAGAGGCACGAGCAATGGCCCTGCTGACCCAGGTGGGCATTGCGGAACAGGCCCTCAAACGTCCGCCGCAACTCTCGGGCGGGCAGCAACAGCGGGTAGCGATTGCCCGTGCCCTAGCTCTGGAACCGCGAGGTCTGCTATTTGATGAACCCGCCTCAGCGCTGGATCCAGAAATTGTCCATGAGGTGCTGGATGTGATGCAGCGACTGGCAAAAAGTGGGGTGACCATGATTGTCGTGACCCACGAGATGGGCTTTGCCTGCCGCGTCGCTGACCGCGTGATCTTAATGGAGGCGGGAGAAATTTTAGAACAAGGCCCACCCCAAACCTTTTTCGATAATCCTCAGCATCAGCGCACCCAGGCATTTCTCAATGCAGTGCTGCATCACTAA
- a CDS encoding aminotransferase class V-fold PLP-dependent enzyme produces MTQPTALQVDFVRQQFPALAGDWTFFDNAGGSQTLKPVVDRISEFLLTSNVQLGASYAVSQWAGERLAKATQAMATLINATDVSEVVMGPSTTMLLRILSLCLAQTFEPGDEIIVTNCDHEANIGAWLDLAKQGIQIKVWQLNADSLELHLEELESLLSPRTRLVALTHASNILGTINPIKAITKLAHAQGALVCVDGVAYAPHRLIDVQDLDIDFYAFSFYKVYGPHHALLYGKREHLLALPGINHYFIGQTNIPYKFQPGNVNYELSYGMLGLCDYLSELAQHHYASELP; encoded by the coding sequence ATGACTCAACCGACTGCGCTCCAGGTCGACTTTGTGCGCCAACAATTTCCCGCCTTAGCGGGCGATTGGACATTTTTTGATAACGCAGGTGGTTCCCAAACGCTCAAGCCAGTGGTGGATCGGATCAGCGAATTTTTGCTGACCTCTAATGTGCAACTGGGGGCTTCCTATGCGGTTTCTCAATGGGCCGGGGAGCGGCTAGCGAAGGCAACTCAAGCGATGGCAACCCTGATTAACGCCACCGATGTCTCGGAGGTGGTGATGGGTCCTTCAACCACGATGCTGTTGCGCATTCTCTCGCTCTGTTTGGCCCAAACCTTTGAGCCCGGCGATGAAATTATTGTCACCAATTGTGACCATGAGGCCAACATCGGTGCTTGGCTGGATTTGGCAAAACAGGGTATCCAAATCAAGGTTTGGCAACTCAATGCCGATAGCTTGGAATTGCATCTGGAAGAGCTAGAGAGCTTACTCAGCCCTCGTACCCGCTTGGTCGCGCTCACCCATGCCTCGAATATTTTGGGCACGATTAACCCAATCAAAGCTATTACCAAACTTGCCCATGCTCAGGGGGCTCTAGTCTGCGTGGATGGTGTTGCCTATGCGCCCCATCGTCTGATTGATGTCCAAGATCTGGATATCGATTTCTATGCCTTCAGCTTTTACAAAGTCTATGGTCCGCATCATGCGTTGCTCTATGGCAAGCGTGAGCATTTGCTAGCGTTACCAGGCATCAATCATTACTTTATTGGCCAGACGAATATTCCTTACAAGTTCCAGCCGGGTAATGTGAATTACGAACTGAGCTACGGCATGCTGGGGCTTTGCGACTATCTCAGCGAACTGGCGCAGCACCACTATGCGAGCGAGTTGCCCTAG
- a CDS encoding aminotransferase class V-fold PLP-dependent enzyme: MRLSQRTGAAPLCERVALDLRQQMVQAFELISAHEEALGERLLSYLRTRPKVRVIGQDRAERRRRVPTIAFVVDGLPSEAVPSYIDAHKIGIRYGDFYARRLIEDLDLQAKGGVVRVSMVHYNSLEEVDRLIHYLDQVL; the protein is encoded by the coding sequence TTGCGACTATCTCAGCGAACTGGCGCAGCACCACTATGCGAGCGAGTTGCCCTAGATTTACGCCAGCAAATGGTGCAGGCGTTCGAGTTGATTAGTGCTCACGAAGAAGCGCTAGGAGAGCGCTTGCTCAGCTATCTGCGCACTAGGCCTAAAGTCCGGGTGATTGGTCAAGATAGGGCTGAACGCAGGCGTCGAGTGCCTACGATTGCTTTCGTGGTTGATGGTCTCCCCAGCGAGGCTGTTCCCAGCTACATAGACGCGCACAAGATCGGCATCCGTTACGGTGACTTTTATGCTCGGCGGTTGATCGAAGACCTGGATCTGCAAGCAAAAGGCGGTGTGGTTCGGGTCAGCATGGTGCATTACAACAGCCTAGAAGAGGTGGATCGTTTGATTCACTATCTCGATCAGGTGCTCTAA
- a CDS encoding pyridoxal phosphate-dependent aminotransferase, which translates to MQFAKRLQQIPPYLFAEINRKRRELVEQGVDIINLGVGDPDRPTPDHVIAAMIAGLQDSSTHNYPPYQGTQEFRESAACWLERRFGVGGWDAETEIVSSIGSKEAIHNTFLAFVEPGDYTLIPDPGYPVYRTSTIFAGGESYTMPLKPENDFLPVLSAVPEEIARKAKLLWINYPNNPTGALATLDFFQELVDFCKHYDILLCHDHAYAEMAYEGYKPPSIFQVKGAKDIAIEFHSCSKSYNMTGWRVGFVAGNAVGIQGLSQVKTNVDSGVFKAVQRAAIAGFETSESDLQALMAVYQKRRDLIVEGFNSLGWQLEAPKATLYVWVPVPKGYTSTEFVTLLLDKCGIVVPPGNGYGACGEGYFRVALTVEDNRIREAIERMESVGIHYEP; encoded by the coding sequence ATGCAATTCGCTAAGCGTCTCCAACAAATTCCGCCTTACCTATTTGCCGAAATTAATCGTAAGCGCAGAGAACTGGTAGAGCAGGGGGTGGACATCATTAATCTGGGCGTTGGTGATCCTGACCGACCGACGCCGGACCATGTGATTGCTGCAATGATTGCAGGCTTGCAAGATAGCTCGACTCACAATTACCCGCCCTACCAAGGCACCCAGGAGTTTCGGGAGAGTGCAGCTTGTTGGCTGGAGCGGCGTTTTGGCGTGGGCGGTTGGGATGCAGAGACTGAAATTGTGTCGTCGATTGGCTCTAAAGAGGCGATTCACAATACCTTTTTGGCCTTCGTTGAACCGGGGGATTACACACTGATCCCCGATCCGGGCTATCCGGTTTATCGCACCTCTACGATCTTTGCGGGGGGCGAATCTTACACAATGCCCCTCAAGCCTGAAAACGATTTTTTGCCGGTCTTAAGTGCGGTTCCTGAAGAGATTGCCCGCAAGGCTAAATTGCTGTGGATTAACTATCCCAATAACCCTACAGGGGCACTGGCGACTCTAGATTTCTTTCAAGAGCTGGTCGATTTTTGCAAGCACTACGACATTCTGTTGTGCCACGACCATGCTTATGCCGAAATGGCTTATGAGGGCTACAAACCGCCGAGCATCTTTCAAGTTAAAGGTGCCAAAGATATCGCCATTGAGTTTCATAGCTGCTCGAAGTCCTACAACATGACTGGTTGGCGGGTCGGTTTTGTAGCAGGCAATGCGGTTGGTATTCAGGGTCTCAGCCAAGTCAAGACCAATGTCGACTCCGGTGTGTTTAAGGCGGTGCAACGAGCGGCAATTGCCGGTTTTGAAACCAGTGAATCAGACCTGCAAGCTTTGATGGCGGTTTATCAGAAGCGCCGCGATTTGATCGTGGAAGGCTTTAACTCGCTGGGCTGGCAGTTAGAAGCGCCCAAGGCCACTCTCTACGTTTGGGTGCCTGTTCCTAAGGGCTATACCTCTACAGAATTTGTCACCTTGTTGCTCGACAAGTGCGGCATTGTTGTGCCTCCTGGCAATGGCTATGGGGCCTGTGGAGAAGGTTATTTCCGCGTTGCGTTAACGGTGGAAGACAACCGCATCCGTGAAGCAATTGAGCGCATGGAGTCTGTAGGCATTCATTACGAGCCTTGA
- a CDS encoding type II toxin-antitoxin system HicB family antitoxin produces the protein MRNFKVIVEKHPDNYVAYPLGLKGVVVGEGDTYEEALADVKSAIQFHIETFGKAVLLSTQ, from the coding sequence ATGAGAAACTTCAAAGTCATTGTTGAAAAGCATCCCGACAACTACGTCGCCTATCCTCTGGGTCTGAAAGGAGTGGTGGTTGGTGAGGGAGACACTTACGAAGAAGCCTTAGCCGATGTGAAGTCAGCTATTCAGTTTCACATTGAAACTTTTGGTAAGGCTGTTCTTTTGAGTACACAGTGA
- a CDS encoding helix-turn-helix transcriptional regulator, which yields MNDEQRRRELRDFLRTRRARLSPEEMGFPVGRRRTPGLRREEVAQLASVSTTWYSWLEQGQDIRVSAQVLESLVRALKLTAEERNHLFMLALGQSPPDLTEQRESISPVHQRVLDHFEAGPAYITGRRWDILAWNQVASLLFGDFSVLLQRERNFVWFFFTNEAHRHMLVDWEDHAQFVLSKFRSTCSRYLGDERLIELIEDLQRVSPEFRDWWSRHDVFGRPFGRKEYEHSLVGRLVFEYTAFLVAEATDLRFVVYTPLPESDTLEKLQQLKELHIKVIFTKTSSE from the coding sequence ATGAATGACGAGCAAAGACGCAGAGAACTTAGAGATTTCCTGCGGACGCGCCGAGCTCGTCTCTCTCCTGAAGAAATGGGGTTTCCGGTTGGTCGTCGGCGCACGCCTGGCCTGCGCCGGGAAGAGGTCGCTCAATTGGCCTCTGTAAGTACAACCTGGTACTCTTGGCTAGAGCAAGGACAGGATATTCGCGTCTCTGCCCAAGTGCTAGAGAGTCTAGTTCGCGCGCTTAAATTAACAGCAGAGGAAAGGAACCATCTATTTATGCTGGCGCTCGGACAGTCTCCACCTGATCTGACGGAACAGCGCGAGAGCATTAGCCCAGTTCATCAGCGGGTTCTAGATCATTTTGAAGCTGGTCCCGCTTACATAACAGGACGAAGGTGGGATATCCTGGCTTGGAATCAGGTTGCCAGTCTCCTCTTTGGCGATTTTAGTGTGCTGCTGCAGAGAGAACGTAACTTTGTCTGGTTCTTCTTCACCAACGAAGCTCATCGTCATATGCTTGTCGATTGGGAAGACCATGCTCAGTTTGTTTTGTCCAAATTTCGTAGCACTTGTAGTCGTTACTTAGGCGATGAGAGATTAATAGAACTGATAGAAGACTTGCAAAGGGTCAGTCCCGAGTTTCGGGATTGGTGGTCTCGCCATGACGTGTTTGGCAGACCCTTCGGACGTAAAGAATACGAGCATTCCTTAGTGGGACGTTTGGTATTTGAATACACAGCTTTTCTGGTAGCAGAAGCAACAGATTTAAGGTTTGTTGTCTACACTCCTCTACCTGAGTCAGATACTCTTGAAAAACTTCAGCAACTAAAGGAGCTACATATAAAGGTGATTTTTACTAAAACTTCAAGCGAATAG
- a CDS encoding NAD-dependent epimerase/dehydratase family protein: protein MKIFLTGATGYVGSVIAEKLLAAGHEVIGFARSDEAETKLHQLSIKPHRGDLSDAQSIKRGIQRADAVIHAAGHQPMVEPGRGVVVITNQNDPSWQNDFIRMLGAERNTVNIILSALEGSEKPFIFTSGSFVVADLASGDASDIVYDEDALFAPPSFMAPRVETENLIRSAALRGVHSIVIRPPMIFGRGGTWQILHLIERAKGVKSVPYIGKGENIWSTVHVDDLSNLYVLALEHASPGSLFNAGTGEVTAKGLSEAVSRLVGMGSRTESWTMEQAMGVWGPTVATIVATNSRVTGTKARRELGWEPKGPVILNDIEQGSYCL from the coding sequence ATGAAAATATTTTTAACAGGAGCTACCGGCTATGTTGGCAGCGTCATTGCTGAGAAGTTGCTGGCAGCTGGGCACGAAGTGATTGGGTTTGCACGTTCTGATGAAGCTGAAACTAAGTTACACCAATTGAGTATCAAGCCGCATCGTGGAGATTTATCCGATGCACAAAGTATTAAACGAGGTATTCAACGAGCAGATGCAGTTATTCATGCAGCAGGTCATCAGCCGATGGTAGAGCCAGGACGAGGCGTAGTTGTCATAACTAATCAGAACGATCCCTCCTGGCAGAATGACTTTATTAGGATGCTTGGAGCGGAACGCAATACTGTCAATATTATTCTCTCTGCTCTTGAAGGATCTGAGAAGCCATTTATCTTCACTAGTGGCTCATTTGTGGTTGCCGATCTTGCAAGTGGTGATGCCAGTGATATTGTTTACGACGAGGACGCATTGTTTGCTCCACCATCTTTTATGGCTCCTCGGGTTGAAACGGAAAACCTTATTCGATCGGCTGCCTTACGTGGTGTCCACAGCATAGTTATCCGCCCACCAATGATATTTGGACGGGGTGGGACGTGGCAAATTCTTCACCTGATCGAACGAGCCAAGGGGGTAAAGAGCGTTCCTTACATTGGCAAGGGTGAGAACATTTGGTCCACGGTACATGTGGATGATTTGTCTAACCTCTATGTCCTTGCCTTGGAACATGCCTCTCCCGGCTCGTTATTTAACGCGGGCACTGGAGAGGTAACTGCCAAAGGGCTATCCGAAGCAGTGAGCCGCTTAGTTGGGATGGGTAGCAGAACGGAGAGCTGGACTATGGAGCAAGCAATGGGAGTTTGGGGACCAACAGTTGCCACGATTGTCGCAACAAATAGTCGAGTGACAGGAACAAAAGCTCGTCGAGAACTCGGTTGGGAACCGAAAGGACCTGTAATCCTGAACGACATCGAACAAGGTTCTTACTGCCTGTAA
- a CDS encoding SDR family oxidoreductase: MSLRDQKVVIVGGTSGIGLAVAKAASAEGASIVVASRNQERLTQASSMIENRVETYQVDVTDEKSIQLLFDQVGEFNHLVTTPGNPVAFDLFLNADLSVVNHQFAVKFWGQYLCAKYGARNIKADGSITFMSGGGRWNKGNSTLASINGAIDALSQILAVELAPIRVNVVRPGLVKTDLWSNFSEEERLQMYETASDNLLVGRVGTPEDIAESYLYLLKNTFTTGTAVIVDGGAS; this comes from the coding sequence ATGTCACTTAGAGATCAAAAAGTGGTCATTGTTGGAGGAACCTCTGGCATTGGCTTAGCGGTTGCTAAAGCAGCTTCAGCAGAAGGTGCCAGCATAGTAGTTGCGTCTCGAAATCAAGAGCGTCTCACTCAGGCTAGTTCCATGATTGAGAACCGCGTTGAGACTTATCAGGTTGATGTAACGGATGAAAAATCAATTCAGCTACTCTTTGACCAAGTAGGGGAATTTAACCATTTAGTCACGACTCCTGGCAATCCCGTTGCTTTTGATCTTTTCCTGAATGCAGATCTATCGGTAGTCAATCACCAGTTTGCCGTTAAGTTCTGGGGGCAGTACCTCTGTGCTAAATATGGGGCAAGAAATATTAAGGCTGATGGTTCAATTACATTCATGTCCGGCGGCGGTCGTTGGAACAAAGGGAATTCAACGTTGGCCAGCATCAATGGAGCGATCGATGCCTTAAGTCAAATCCTGGCAGTCGAGCTAGCTCCTATTAGAGTGAATGTGGTTCGACCGGGTTTAGTCAAAACCGATTTGTGGAGTAATTTCTCTGAAGAAGAACGGCTCCAGATGTATGAAACTGCTAGTGATAACTTGCTGGTAGGGCGAGTTGGGACTCCTGAAGACATTGCAGAAAGTTATTTGTATTTACTGAAAAACACATTCACAACAGGAACAGCAGTCATTGTTGACGGTGGTGCTTCGTGA
- a CDS encoding zinc-binding dehydrogenase, producing the protein MKALIAAPSEATKIRLADVPDPTPTPSQAVVTVRTVSLNRGEIRALAYADEGSRLGWDLSGVIEQAATDGSGPAVGTRVVGLVTGGAWSTHVAVPTTHLAPLPDNITFATASTLPISGLTALRALSKGGLLYSKRVLITGAAGGLGRWAIQLASQAGADVTCVVGRPERTQGLRELGASQILINPTLATGLERKYDLILESVGGRSLATSLASVAPLGTVVSLGNSSDETVSFNAPNFYRQAGATLYGFIIFSELERFPSAARDLTWLMTQLVAGRLQSNIAFEASWHEPAEAFERLMSRSLAGKAVLHIEP; encoded by the coding sequence ATGAAAGCACTGATTGCAGCACCTAGCGAGGCAACAAAGATACGATTAGCCGATGTTCCAGATCCTACACCTACACCATCTCAGGCAGTTGTAACTGTACGTACTGTCTCACTCAACCGGGGAGAGATTCGTGCCTTGGCTTATGCCGATGAGGGATCTCGATTGGGTTGGGATCTGAGCGGGGTCATTGAGCAAGCGGCGACAGACGGAAGTGGACCAGCTGTTGGCACGCGTGTGGTGGGTTTGGTGACAGGTGGTGCATGGTCCACGCACGTCGCTGTACCAACAACTCACCTAGCACCGTTACCCGACAATATAACTTTTGCTACAGCTTCAACCCTACCAATTTCTGGTTTAACTGCACTGCGAGCACTGTCTAAAGGAGGATTGCTCTACAGTAAGCGGGTTCTCATTACTGGTGCAGCAGGTGGGTTGGGACGATGGGCTATCCAGCTTGCGTCCCAAGCAGGAGCTGATGTCACTTGCGTGGTTGGTCGTCCTGAAAGAACTCAAGGGTTACGGGAACTTGGCGCTTCCCAAATCCTAATCAACCCAACTTTAGCGACGGGACTTGAACGCAAGTACGACTTGATTCTTGAATCAGTCGGTGGGAGATCCCTAGCTACCTCGTTGGCAAGTGTTGCTCCCCTTGGCACAGTCGTTTCGTTGGGAAATTCCAGCGACGAGACGGTTTCTTTCAACGCTCCAAACTTTTATCGTCAGGCTGGAGCAACGCTTTACGGTTTTATCATCTTCTCAGAACTGGAACGTTTCCCAAGTGCCGCTCGCGATCTTACTTGGCTGATGACACAGCTTGTAGCGGGTCGGCTTCAGTCAAACATTGCGTTTGAAGCGAGTTGGCATGAACCAGCAGAAGCTTTCGAGCGATTGATGAGCCGCAGCTTGGCGGGAAAAGCCGTACTGCACATCGAACCATAA
- a CDS encoding ABC transporter ATP-binding protein, translated as MSSARKVLAFVLPYWRPTLLVSIAGLFFSFVNLLRPYLVGLFANLLTQSGSLPPILQGLAPSLRALGLPERNAAIAVVCLVFFGVNLLAPLEDIFVHLPKRLVALRIANRLHRQAYQRVLSLPLSYFETNNSGLLVSRLERAISKLQLLYVSVVHGGIMVFSTLTVATFLFFSIDPALGWVFASTISICVVIICTMFSHLQPYVDLGERILDRTMSRLSEIVLNIKTVKAFVQEAREYRRGLRWLNRFERFMARKTYGRFFVADTAMWLLLNLSFSAIVGLSAYLAATNKIDVGGMITAITIAQIARADVSGLREPTELFTTSASAIAWLYEFLHLPLQEPRSGEQAIGSLGPAKLSFRGVQFSYRANLPPVLCNLNLEISPYTTVALVGPSGSGKSTLTKLLYRFVDPTQGQILWDGLDIREFKLSEYRSQLAIVPQEVEVFNGTVLSNILYGRPDLPTEKAIAAAKLARAHEFILDLPEGYDSVVGERGIRLSGGQRQRLGIARAILMRPAVLILDEATSNLDSESEHLIQQALQDLFGTCTVIVIAHRLSTVREADVIVVLESGRIVEQGTHQQLVSAGSGLYQRLHQLQVSGELREV; from the coding sequence ATGAGTTCGGCTCGAAAAGTTTTGGCGTTTGTGCTGCCCTACTGGCGGCCAACACTGTTGGTCAGCATTGCAGGGCTGTTTTTTTCGTTTGTGAATCTGCTGCGGCCTTACTTGGTTGGCTTGTTTGCAAACCTGCTGACCCAATCCGGCTCACTACCCCCAATTTTGCAGGGGCTGGCTCCATCTTTGAGAGCATTGGGGTTACCTGAACGCAACGCTGCCATCGCCGTTGTTTGCCTAGTGTTCTTTGGCGTCAACTTGCTGGCTCCTCTGGAAGATATTTTTGTGCATTTGCCCAAGCGCTTGGTTGCCCTACGCATTGCCAATCGCTTGCATCGTCAGGCTTATCAGCGAGTTTTGAGCTTGCCTTTAAGCTACTTTGAAACTAATAACAGTGGCCTGCTGGTTTCGCGTTTAGAGCGAGCGATTAGCAAGCTGCAACTGCTGTATGTCAGCGTGGTTCACGGTGGCATCATGGTGTTTTCAACGCTGACGGTTGCCACATTTCTGTTCTTTTCGATTGATCCAGCCTTGGGTTGGGTTTTTGCTAGCACAATTAGCATTTGTGTGGTGATTATCTGCACGATGTTCAGCCATCTACAGCCCTATGTTGATCTGGGCGAACGTATTTTAGACCGCACGATGAGCCGGTTATCGGAGATCGTGCTGAACATCAAAACGGTCAAAGCGTTTGTGCAAGAGGCACGAGAATATCGACGCGGGTTGCGCTGGCTGAATCGTTTCGAGCGCTTTATGGCTCGCAAAACCTATGGCAGGTTTTTTGTGGCTGATACTGCTATGTGGCTGCTGCTCAATCTGTCGTTTAGTGCCATTGTCGGGTTGAGTGCCTATCTGGCTGCAACCAACAAAATCGATGTTGGGGGCATGATTACTGCGATTACGATTGCGCAAATTGCCCGCGCTGATGTTAGTGGCCTTCGGGAACCAACTGAGTTATTCACAACTTCGGCCAGTGCGATTGCCTGGTTATATGAGTTTCTACATTTGCCACTGCAAGAGCCCCGGAGTGGTGAGCAAGCGATTGGAAGTTTGGGTCCGGCCAAGCTGTCATTTCGAGGGGTGCAATTTAGTTACCGAGCGAATCTGCCGCCGGTTCTGTGCAATCTCAATCTAGAAATTTCGCCCTATACGACGGTTGCATTGGTAGGGCCTTCGGGTTCAGGGAAATCAACGTTGACTAAGTTGCTCTATCGGTTTGTTGATCCGACGCAGGGCCAAATTCTGTGGGATGGCTTGGATATTCGTGAGTTTAAGTTGAGCGAATATCGGTCGCAGTTGGCAATTGTGCCGCAGGAGGTTGAGGTGTTTAATGGCACGGTGTTGAGCAATATTCTGTATGGCCGTCCTGATTTGCCAACCGAAAAAGCCATTGCTGCCGCTAAGCTTGCCCGCGCTCACGAATTTATTCTAGATTTGCCAGAGGGTTACGATTCGGTTGTGGGGGAACGCGGTATTCGTCTATCGGGTGGACAACGGCAGCGCTTGGGCATTGCCAGGGCGATTTTGATGCGACCGGCGGTGTTGATTTTAGACGAGGCAACTTCAAATCTCGATTCGGAATCTGAGCACTTGATTCAACAAGCGCTGCAAGATCTGTTTGGTACCTGCACGGTAATTGTGATTGCCCATCGTCTCTCGACGGTGCGCGAGGCGGATGTGATTGTGGTGCTGGAGTCGGGCCGAATTGTGGAGCAGGGGACTCATCAGCAATTGGTCAGTGCTGGTTCGGGGTTGTACCAGCGGTTGCATCAGCTTCAGGTGAGTGGGGAGTTGCGGGAGGTTTAG